The sequence TCGGCGTCCCCATCTCGGTCATGCCCAGACCACCGTCCTAGGCGACGCTACGGTTCTCGATCACGATACCAACGCCGGACCGAACCGAGTACCCGATTCGATCACCGACCTGTTCACCCATGCCCGCAAACCGCTTGATAAACAGCTGCCGACGAACGTCGTTACCGACCTCGATCATCTCGAGTTCGATGTAGACGTCGGCGATCGAGCGGAACGGTCCGATCGCCTCCTCGCCGACCGTCGAGGGGTCGACCGTCAGGATCACGACTTTCCCCTGCGAGATGACGTTCCGCAGGAACGAGATGATCTCGAGGGCCGCCTGCCGTTCCTCGTTCTCCCGGACGAGCGCCTCGAATTTCGGATCGTTCCGGAGGATGGCGTCGAAGGTGTCGATGATAATGACGTCCGCAGACCAGATGGTTTCGGCCTCCATCAGGTCAGTCAACAGGTCCTGCCGTTGCGTGTCCCCATCGGAACTGAAGACGCCGCCGCTGTCCAGGTCACCGTGCAAGAACAGCAGATTCTCGAACAGCAGGTGTTCTTCGACGTTGTAGTTCAGCGAGTCCATCTGCTCTAAAAAGCCCTTGACCTCGAGTTCCGTCGAGAGGAACGTGACGGACTTCCCGGTTTCACACAGCCCGTAGGTAAAGCGCTGAGAGAGGGCACTCTTCCCGGCACCGTAATCGCCCTCCATGAGGACGATACTGCCGCTGGGAATACCGCCCCCGAGTTCCTTGTTCAGCCGATCCCGGTCGTCGAGTCCGATGGGGAAGATGTTCCGAAGGTTCTTGTTTGCCATCGCAGTCACCTCCGATCAGCGTGGTCGTCCGGCGCGAGCAATGACTGGATCAGATCGATCTGCCACGGCTCGAGTGCGGAGTCGTCGGTTCGGTCGACGAGCGGTTTGACGTACTCTTCGCGAAGCCGCTCGAGCTGTTCGTCCTCTGCAGCACCGAGTAACGACGTGACGAGCTCGGGGTGGTGAGACTGGTCACGCCGGTCGATTCCGTCCTCGGCGTCTCGGGTCGTCCGGAGTTCGACCCCGGATTCCGAGAGAACGATGTCGGGATCGACCCAGATCATCCGGCCACCGTCGGCGTCGACCCCGCCGGCCGAGACGGTCGGTGCGGACTGAACGGCTCCAGCACCCGATGCGTCGGACTGATCGGTCGACCCGTCGCGTTCTTCGATCGCGATCTTCTGGGCCTGCGACCCGCCCGCCGTGGATCCGGTGGCAGATTCTGCGTCGTCGTCGGGACCTCCCTCGGCATCGGTTTCCTCTGCTGGGACGTCCCCTGCACCGGCGACTTCAGCACCCGTCGGCACGGTGTCGTCGACGCGGTCGTCGACGATCGGCCCTGTACGGGCAGCCGCCGGCGACGCGGGCTCGTCGTCGACGCCGGTGACGCCAGTCGTCTCGTCGTCGACGCCCGCGGTGGAAACGTCTTCGTCGTACTCGAGCTGGATCGGCGTCGACTCGGCGTCCGTTGCGTCGGCTGGCCCAGCTTCCTCGCCCTGGAGTCCCGTGGGGAGCTTCCGGGTCAGCCACTCGGCGTACGCTGGCTGATCTTTTGACGGCGTCGTGATCTGTTCGATCCACCAGAGGCTGCGGCCGTGATCGATACCGAGGTCGGACCTTGCCTCGAGTTCGTCGGCGTCTGGTCCTCCATTGAATCCGTTCAGGAGCGTCTGCAAGTAGTCGCCGACTGGCTCGCCGATCCAGGCGATCGACTGATAGAACTCGATCGTCCGGGCGGCTCCGTCGATCCCGGCCTCACCGACGAGGTAATCGAGCCAGTCCATCACCAGGAACTCGGTGTCGTACTCCGAAGGGACGGTGTCGAGGTACGGCCGGCCGCCGTCGTCCCACGGGGCGATTACGTCTGGCTCCCGTCTCACATCGCTGTCGTCGACCTGATCCGTTGTCGCCTCGACCTCGAGGTCGTCGTCGAACGACTCTGTATCGTCTCCGGTCTCTCCGTCGTCGGTCAGGTCGTCGTCGACCGCCTCGTCGGCGTCGAGTTCGTCGTCGAACGCGTCCGTCTCGGCGAAACCATCGTCGTCACTTTCGGCATCGACGTCGTCGCCCGTGTCGTCTTCATCCCACTCTGCGTCGCCGGACTCGAACTCCTCTTTCAGATCGTCGAACGAGACGTCACCGTCGTCGGCTGGGCCGTCGTCACCATCCTCGAGGTCGCCTCCGTCGTCCAGGTCGTCTTCGCCGTCCAGGTCGTCTGCGGCATCGAAGTCGTCCTCGAAGTCATCGTCGTCGTCGATGATACTTTCGTCGAGGAATGCCTCGGCTTCCGCGCTCGCGATGTCGTCGTCGATATCCTCTTCGTCCTCGACCGATTCGTCCGTGTCGAAGAGGCTGTGACCGTCGAAGTTCCCGGTTCCGGCTCCGGGACCGAAGTCGCTCATCGAGTCGTCCTCGACGAACGGATTGACTCCCTGGGTCACCATCTCGTAGACTTCGAGGAGTTTTCGGATGTTTTCCTCGATGTCGTCGAGCGATTCGCTGATCTCTTCGTTCTCGCTCTGGACGGTGTTGACGGTCGAGACGAGCGAACCGACCTCGTTTTCCATCTCCTCGACGCGCGATTTGATCTCGCTCGAGTACTGGTCGTCGCCGCCATCCATGCCGTCGAATCCGTCACCGCCGTCCATACCCTCGAGGGACATGTCTCCCGCGTCGTCCATCTCGCCGACGTCACCCATCTCGTCGAGTGACATGCCGCCGTCGTCGTCGAGAAACTCATCGTCATCGTCGCTGTCGCCGAAGATATCGTCGTCGCTTTCGGCACCGCCACCACCCGTTCCCCCACTACTGGCTCCGGGAAGCAACTCGTCTTCGCTGATACTGCCGGCGAGTTGGCCTTCGTCGTCGCTTCCGGAGCTACTCGATCCACCATCGTCGTCTCCCAGTATGTTACCGATTATGGACAGTAGCATTGTCAATTCGTGGTGTTTGGTGCGCTCGACGCCGATCCGAACGACATGCGAGCTTCCATCCGGGGAGCGCTCTCGCACGTCCGTTGCTGAGTCGACGCCGTGAACCGACCGCGGGCTCGCCGAACGTGCCGACGGAGGTACATCTGTGACCAGACGGACTGTCGACAGCGGCGAGTATTCATTCGTGACTACTAATTCGAAGCGCCGTATTAAGACATTTCGGCCACACGGGACGCGTGTCATCCCTCCGCAAGACGTCCGTGAGACGCCTGTATCCGTTCCGAGAGGACGTGAGATGTATTATCTCTCACTACAGGAGGATAATCAGGAAAAGCTTCATTTTCGTTCGCGTCGAACCACCCGCTATTGAGAGCTCATGACAGAGCGACACAGCGGGGGGAGCCCGAAAGACAAGGCCGACGTACCGCCCGTGCTCCCGAGTGAACAACCAGGTGGATCCGACGGGGGCGGCGTCCTCTCGCCCGAGGATCTCGACATCAGTAACAGTCCCTACGTCGCCGAAGTTTCCGAGGGCCGGTACGTGGTTTCTGCAGACAGGAGCCCGCCGAACGTCCCCGACCGAACTGCGGCGAATCCACGCACCGAACAGTCAGGCGCTACCACCCAGGGAACGGTCGATGCGACCCCCGGCTCCCAGCCGTCGAACCAACACCAGCCCCAGCAGGGCGCTCCGGATCGACAGCCTGCCCAGAGTCCGGGTGCCGCACGATCCGTCCTCGCGGCCGAACTCGAGCGCACAGACGCCCGCTACGCGGTCGATATCGTCTCACGACTCGAGGGTGCCGACGTCCGCCACCGCACGACGTCCGACGACGTCGTCGGAACGTTCGACAACCTCGTGCTGTGGTACGCACAGCACGTCGCAACGGAGACCCCGACCCAGCGGACCGCCTCGCTCCTGTTCGACCGCTCTGAGTTCTCGGCCCCACCGTCACCCGACGACATCAAGCGAACGGCGAAACGCCACGGCCTCACCCGCTCGAGTACGATCGGCGACCTGCTCGAGGCACTCGAGTAGGGCAGCCGTCACATCGGCTTCTTTCGCTGGCTGCACCACGGAGAGAGCTGTTCTCAGGCCAGTTGCCCTATCGGTTGGATACCCAGAGTACCGGCGCGTCCGCCGACCGTCATCCGTTCAGGAACATCACGCCGGCCATGAATAGCGAGAGCAATATGGAGTAGCCGAACAGCAGGATGCCACTGTGGATCGAATCGACCCCACGGGCACAATCTATGAACGGTCGGTCAGGTGTCATCGCTATCGTAGCGCTCTGGTGAGGACCACCTTCGTTCTTGTGGCCACACCTCCCCCGAACGGATCGATCACTCGGAACGTCGACTCTCGTACGATTTCTCTTCGTCAGTTCCAGTGAGAATCCGACTCGGGCGGCGGTCTCAACAGGTACACCGGTTAGCAGTCCGTCTCAGAGATCGACCGTGATGATCATGTCGACGAGCCACTCCGTGATCGTCCCCGTGACAGCGCCGACCCAGAGCAACGCGGTGAAGTGAAAATAGGAGTTGCCGAAGTGACCGCCATCGGCGACCCGGATCACCAGCGACGAGATGAACGCGTTGAAGATCAACACCAGCACGACCAGAAACCGGAGTACCGGGACGTCGTACTGGTCGGTGTGGATAAGCTGGCCACCGACCATTTGGCCGTCGATGTCGATGTCGAATCCCGACAGCATCAACGCCAGCTCGAGACCGATGAAGAACGCGAACGAGGAGGCAGCGGTGATCCCGTAGAAGACGCCGATCAGCGTCGTCGTCTGCTGGTGTCGCTCCTCGCGAAGGTTGACGATCTGGCTCATGTTGTCGCTGATGAGTTCACCGAGGCGCTTCGGACCACCACCCATGTCACGGCCGACGAGGTACATCTCGCTGAACTTCTGGATCAGGTACGAGTGGGTGTCGCCGGTGAACAGTCGCCAGGATTTCTCGGTCGAGAGCCGCATGTTGAGCCGGCAGTAGAGGTCGTCGACGTCCGGAGTGAGTGGCCCGAAATCTTTGTGGCGGAGCGTCGCCAGCACCTCCGACGTCGTACTCTGCTTTGCGCTCTCGCTCGTCCCGAGTGCCCGAATGAAGTTCGGAAACTCGCGGTCACGGTCGACCACGCGTCGTTCTTCGTACCAGAAGACCGTTCCCGGGATCAAAAGCGGCAGCGTCGCGAGCGGGAGGTACATCAGTAGCGGGATCGAGCCGAAGTGCACGGTCTCCGTCCCTGGAATCGCACCGAAGAAAGCGAGCGTCATCAACACGATCAGAATCGAACTGAGGGTGATCCCGGCAACGGTCGACCCGAAGAGGAGTTTCTTCGTCCGCGTTCGAAACCCGTCTTCGATGTACCAGATCGGGTCGTCCGGGACGATCGCCCGGATAAGGAAGAAAAACCCGATCTGGATGAAGACGAATAGCACGATCACGATGCTGGTCGTGATCGTCGGATCGTTGCCTGTCAACAGCGGGAGGACGATCGCGAACACGAGCGCGAACGTCATCGAAATGATGATCGAGAGGTAGAGGTCTTTCACCACGTCGAGATTCGTCAGCGACTGCCGGTAGATCGTGGAGTACTTGTCGATCAGCACGTCCTGTTCCTGAAACAGGAATTCGTCGAGTTCCTGCCCGGCCTCGAGCGTATAGGCCATCCGCTCCAAGAGGTCCGTGACCGATTCGCTCGGTACTTCCTTCGCGCGTCGCCGACAGGCGTCACCGAGACTGAGGTGCCAGACGTCGACCAGGTCGACGACCCGCTGCATCTCGTGGGCAAGTTCCCCGTACTCCTTTTCGCTCGCGAGTCGGCGCATTACCTCCATCCTGTCGATGTTAGTCGTCGACAGGATGGTCATGTGGATTACGAACAGGTGGAACTTGTTCTCCATCTCGATCCGGCGCTGGTCGACGGCCAGGCGCGGATAGCCCACTGCAGAGAGGAAGATCAACAGCCCGAGCGCCGGCAGCAGCAACTGGACGAGAAAGAACGTGTCCATCAGGACCGCCGCTGCGATCGTCAGCAGGAAAACGAAGAACGCCGGAACCAGGATCAACAACGCGTAAATACGCGTCGGCAATTCCATCTCGTCGTACGCCTGAATGATGGACTTGCCGAGGTCTCCAGCGGCCGCGGACTTCTCTGAAATTCCCATGATATCTCTGCGACTCGGCGAGATCACCGACAGTCGATACTCGACCCGTACCTCTCGATGGACGCCATACAAAGCTTCTGGCTATTCGTCGTCACTCACTTCCGATGTCGTCTGCGTCGTCGATCCGTCCATCGACTGGCTCCTGTCCGCCGGTGCCGTGGGTCTGTGGCTGATCGCCGACGATCGTCGAATCCTGGTCGGCGAGCGGATCGGGCTTCATCTCGTCGATCGACACCGAATCTCCCTCTTCGATCGACGTCGGATCGTCCTCCGCCACCACGCTCGAATCGTCTCCGACGAAGGGATCGGGTTCTGCTGACTTCTCAGACTGGTCTCCCTGCTCCGGGTCGTCGAACTCGAGCGCTTCACCTCCCGTCACGGCCTCGTCCGATTCGACGCCGTGGACGCCCGCTGCTTGCGACACCTCTGGCGACTCCTCGACGACCTCACCGCCGGTCGCATTGACGAGCCTGGCCTGCTTTTCCGGCGTCGCAATCTGAGAGATGTACTGCAGGCTGCGCTTGTGATCGTCCGTCCGGAGGATCGACTGTGGATCCGGATCCGTCGGCGGAAGCGTGCCCTCGTCACCGAACCCGGCCAGCAACCGATGGAGATACGTCTCGACTGCCTCCGAGATCCACCCGACGGACCGATAGTACGCCACTGTCTGGGCGGCCCCCTCGACACCCGCAGTCTCGACCAGAAACTCGAGCCACTCGAGCGTCGTGATCTCGGCGGCGTATCCGGATGGGTGCGTACCGAGGTACGGTGTGGTCTCGACGCCACCGTGATCACTGCCAGTGTGGACCGTCGCCCGATCCATCGATGCGTCGTCGACCGATTCGCCCTCGTCGAACGAATCGTCGACGCTCCCATCGAAGGAATCGGTTTCGACCGCGTCGGATTCCTCGTCCTCGTCCGGCAGGAACCGGGTCAGGTCGTCCTCGTCGTCGACGACCTCGTCTTCGTGGTCGGCCCCATCTCCGTCGTCAGGCTCGAGTGCGTCTTCCTCCGCGAAATCAGGCTCGTCGTCGATGACGTCCCCGTCTGCAAACTCGTCGTCTTCGAGCGGGGCGTCGGCGTCCGCGCCGGTGTCGGGGTCGTCTTCGAAGTCAGTGCCAAAGTCGTCGGTGTCGTCGTCTTCGAATGGCATGTCGTCGTCGAGGAAGTCTTCGGCTTCGGCGCTGGCGATCTCCTCGTCGATCGCGTCGTCGGGGTCGTTGCCGATCAGCCCTGCCTGTCCGGTAGCCGTCTCGAACGCGTCGCCGATCTCCTGGTCACCGACGAACGGATTGATTCCGTGGGTGACGATCTCGTAGAGGTCGACGAGCTTGTCGACGTTTCGTTCGACCGTCTGAATCGAGTCGCTGATCTGTTCGTTCTCACCGCGAACGGTTTCGATACGTCCCGAGAGCGAGTCGACTTCCTTCTCGATCTCGTCGAGCTGATAGTTGAGTTCGTCCTCGTCGCTCGAGGAGGTGTCGTCGTCGCCGAACAGGTCGTCGCCCATCAGGCCGTCGTCAGCGCCGCCGAGAAGGTCGTCCTCCCCGGAGTCGTCGTCCGATTCGTCAGGGTCGCCGCCGAGGTCGCTGAACAGTGCCAGTAGTAGTGTCATGG is a genomic window of Natrarchaeobaculum aegyptiacum containing:
- a CDS encoding ATPase domain-containing protein, with the protein product MANKNLRNIFPIGLDDRDRLNKELGGGIPSGSIVLMEGDYGAGKSALSQRFTYGLCETGKSVTFLSTELEVKGFLEQMDSLNYNVEEHLLFENLLFLHGDLDSGGVFSSDGDTQRQDLLTDLMEAETIWSADVIIIDTFDAILRNDPKFEALVRENEERQAALEIISFLRNVISQGKVVILTVDPSTVGEEAIGPFRSIADVYIELEMIEVGNDVRRQLFIKRFAGMGEQVGDRIGYSVRSGVGIVIENRSVA
- a CDS encoding FlaD/FlaE family flagellar protein, with the protein product MLLSIIGNILGDDDGGSSSSGSDDEGQLAGSISEDELLPGASSGGTGGGGAESDDDIFGDSDDDDEFLDDDGGMSLDEMGDVGEMDDAGDMSLEGMDGGDGFDGMDGGDDQYSSEIKSRVEEMENEVGSLVSTVNTVQSENEEISESLDDIEENIRKLLEVYEMVTQGVNPFVEDDSMSDFGPGAGTGNFDGHSLFDTDESVEDEEDIDDDIASAEAEAFLDESIIDDDDDFEDDFDAADDLDGEDDLDDGGDLEDGDDGPADDGDVSFDDLKEEFESGDAEWDEDDTGDDVDAESDDDGFAETDAFDDELDADEAVDDDLTDDGETGDDTESFDDDLEVEATTDQVDDSDVRREPDVIAPWDDGGRPYLDTVPSEYDTEFLVMDWLDYLVGEAGIDGAARTIEFYQSIAWIGEPVGDYLQTLLNGFNGGPDADELEARSDLGIDHGRSLWWIEQITTPSKDQPAYAEWLTRKLPTGLQGEEAGPADATDAESTPIQLEYDEDVSTAGVDDETTGVTGVDDEPASPAAARTGPIVDDRVDDTVPTGAEVAGAGDVPAEETDAEGGPDDDAESATGSTAGGSQAQKIAIEERDGSTDQSDASGAGAVQSAPTVSAGGVDADGGRMIWVDPDIVLSESGVELRTTRDAEDGIDRRDQSHHPELVTSLLGAAEDEQLERLREEYVKPLVDRTDDSALEPWQIDLIQSLLAPDDHADRR
- a CDS encoding DUF7500 family protein, which encodes MTERHSGGSPKDKADVPPVLPSEQPGGSDGGGVLSPEDLDISNSPYVAEVSEGRYVVSADRSPPNVPDRTAANPRTEQSGATTQGTVDATPGSQPSNQHQPQQGAPDRQPAQSPGAARSVLAAELERTDARYAVDIVSRLEGADVRHRTTSDDVVGTFDNLVLWYAQHVATETPTQRTASLLFDRSEFSAPPSPDDIKRTAKRHGLTRSSTIGDLLEALE
- the flaJ gene encoding archaellar assembly protein FlaJ, translating into MGISEKSAAAGDLGKSIIQAYDEMELPTRIYALLILVPAFFVFLLTIAAAVLMDTFFLVQLLLPALGLLIFLSAVGYPRLAVDQRRIEMENKFHLFVIHMTILSTTNIDRMEVMRRLASEKEYGELAHEMQRVVDLVDVWHLSLGDACRRRAKEVPSESVTDLLERMAYTLEAGQELDEFLFQEQDVLIDKYSTIYRQSLTNLDVVKDLYLSIIISMTFALVFAIVLPLLTGNDPTITTSIVIVLFVFIQIGFFFLIRAIVPDDPIWYIEDGFRTRTKKLLFGSTVAGITLSSILIVLMTLAFFGAIPGTETVHFGSIPLLMYLPLATLPLLIPGTVFWYEERRVVDRDREFPNFIRALGTSESAKQSTTSEVLATLRHKDFGPLTPDVDDLYCRLNMRLSTEKSWRLFTGDTHSYLIQKFSEMYLVGRDMGGGPKRLGELISDNMSQIVNLREERHQQTTTLIGVFYGITAASSFAFFIGLELALMLSGFDIDIDGQMVGGQLIHTDQYDVPVLRFLVVLVLIFNAFISSLVIRVADGGHFGNSYFHFTALLWVGAVTGTITEWLVDMIITVDL
- a CDS encoding FlaD/FlaE family flagellar protein → MTLLLALFSDLGGDPDESDDDSGEDDLLGGADDGLMGDDLFGDDDTSSSDEDELNYQLDEIEKEVDSLSGRIETVRGENEQISDSIQTVERNVDKLVDLYEIVTHGINPFVGDQEIGDAFETATGQAGLIGNDPDDAIDEEIASAEAEDFLDDDMPFEDDDTDDFGTDFEDDPDTGADADAPLEDDEFADGDVIDDEPDFAEEDALEPDDGDGADHEDEVVDDEDDLTRFLPDEDEESDAVETDSFDGSVDDSFDEGESVDDASMDRATVHTGSDHGGVETTPYLGTHPSGYAAEITTLEWLEFLVETAGVEGAAQTVAYYRSVGWISEAVETYLHRLLAGFGDEGTLPPTDPDPQSILRTDDHKRSLQYISQIATPEKQARLVNATGGEVVEESPEVSQAAGVHGVESDEAVTGGEALEFDDPEQGDQSEKSAEPDPFVGDDSSVVAEDDPTSIEEGDSVSIDEMKPDPLADQDSTIVGDQPQTHGTGGQEPVDGRIDDADDIGSE